The Polaribacter sp. Q13 sequence TAATTGTTACCACTAATAACCCAAGAGCAAGTTACTTTTTAGTAAAAGCAGCTGCTTTTAAAAATCCTATCATAGAAAAAATACTTAATTCTTTAAACCTAATTGCTATTTACAGAATGCGCGACGGCATCGATCAATTGGCAAAAAACGAAGAAGTTTTTAATAAATGTTACGATATTTTTAATAGAGGTAAATCTTTAATGATTTTTCCGGAAGGGAGTGATTGTAGAGACAGAACGGTAAGACCTTTAAGTAAAGGCTTTACCAGAATTGTGTATGGAGCTATTGAAAAATATCCTGATTTACAGATACAAGTGGTACCTGTTGGACTTACCTACCAAAATGCTTCCCAGTTTCCTAGTAAAGTTGCTTTGCATTATGGAACACCTATTGATGCTAGCGAGATTTACGCCAATAATATACCTAGTAAATCTATAAACATTCTAAAAAACGAAGTTGTAAAGCAATTAAAAGAACTCTCTGTTTATATAGAAAAAGATGAAAACTACAACATAACTTTAACAAAGTTAAACGAAGCACAAGTAGATTTTACAGAAGTTAAAAAGGTGCAAGAAATGATTAAAACAAATACCTTTCCGCCTAAAAAAGAAGGTACTACTAACTATTTAAAACCGCTTTATTACTTAATTATTTTAAATAGTATGATACACTATTTCATTTATAAAAAACAAGCCAAAAAGAATCCTGATATAGATTTTGTAGATACTTTTAGATATACGTATAACCTCTTTGTTTTACCTCTTTTTTATGCACTGCAAGCCTTTATTGTATGGTATTTATTTGGAAGCCAAATAGCTCTATTTTATTTTACTTTTAGCTGTTTTATAATATTTATATACAGTAAATTTTCGCCAACAAATACGGAAGCTTAGCTCTTAATATATAAAAAGTTGGCAAGCAAGTTTAGCCCTAATTAACTCTGCTTTAATATTTTATTGAGTCGTTGAATGCTTTGCATTTGTAGCAATTGTTTGAGCTCTTTTTTATTCTTTTTCTGAATAAAAAAAACCAGTGCGGAAAGCAGGAAATAGCTTCTAATCAATAATGGCGTCCTGAATAATTTGCTGAATTTCTGTACGCATATTGCTATTTACCAAACTTCTGTTTGCTGCCGTTGGATACACTCTATTAGACAAAAACACATACACAATTCCGCTTTGTGGATCTGCCCAAGTATACGTCCCTGTAAAACCAGAATGCCCAAAACTTTCATCGGAAACGCAACCACAGGTAGCCTTAACTCTAGGATTTAATTGTGGTTTATCGAAACCTAGCCCTCTACGTACATTTTTACCTGAAAAATAACGATGGTTAAATTTATTTACTGTTTCCATTTTTAAATAACGTTTACCTCCATAATATCCTTTTTGCAAATACATCTGCATAATCTTAGCAACATCATTTGCATTGGCAAATAAACCAGCATGACCACCTACTCCACCTAACATTGCAGCCCCCTGATCATGTACATAACCTTGTATTAATTGGTTGCGATAATAATTGTCTTTTTCGGTAGGAATAATTTCATTCTTAGCAAACTTTTGTAGTGGTAAATAACTAGTTCTATTAGCCCCTAAAGATTGATAAAAATCTTCATCCACTAATTTATTTAAAGGTTTATCGTATGTTTTCTCCAATGCTTCCTTAAAT is a genomic window containing:
- a CDS encoding 1-acyl-sn-glycerol-3-phosphate acyltransferase; protein product: MEVSQIWFRLVRKYVKLGLVFYTKKIKVVGLKNVPKKGAVLFAINHPNGLIDPLIVTTNNPRASYFLVKAAAFKNPIIEKILNSLNLIAIYRMRDGIDQLAKNEEVFNKCYDIFNRGKSLMIFPEGSDCRDRTVRPLSKGFTRIVYGAIEKYPDLQIQVVPVGLTYQNASQFPSKVALHYGTPIDASEIYANNIPSKSINILKNEVVKQLKELSVYIEKDENYNITLTKLNEAQVDFTEVKKVQEMIKTNTFPPKKEGTTNYLKPLYYLIILNSMIHYFIYKKQAKKNPDIDFVDTFRYTYNLFVLPLFYALQAFIVWYLFGSQIALFYFTFSCFIIFIYSKFSPTNTEA